The following proteins are co-located in the Nonlabens ponticola genome:
- the rimO gene encoding 30S ribosomal protein S12 methylthiotransferase RimO, which yields MRTKTRKKNRINVVTLGCSKNVYDSEVLMGQLKASGKDVVHEEEGNVVVINTCGFIDNAKEESVNTILDFVERKNRGEVDQVFVSGCLSERYKPDLQEEIPDVDQYFGTTELPSLLKALGADYKHELIGERVTTTPKNYAYFKIAEGCDRPCSFCAIPLMRGGHKSTPIENLVIEAEKLASNGVKELILIAQDLTYYGLDLYKKRRLADLLTELCKVDGIEWIRMHYAFPTGFPTDVLDVMNAEPKVCNYLDIPLQHISTPVLKSMRRGTTFEKTNALLEKFREQVPDMAIRTTLIVGYPGETQEDFDILKQWVIDQRFERMGCFTYSHEENTHAYKLEDDVPADVKQERANEIMEIQSQISWELNQEKIGKQFKVMIDRKRGGYFVGRTEFDSPDVDNEVLIDASEHYCSVGEFVNVEITAAEDFDLYAVPVA from the coding sequence ATGAGAACAAAAACAAGAAAAAAGAACCGTATCAATGTCGTCACTCTAGGATGTTCTAAGAATGTCTATGATAGCGAGGTCTTGATGGGTCAATTGAAGGCCAGTGGTAAAGATGTGGTTCATGAGGAAGAAGGTAATGTCGTGGTCATCAATACTTGTGGTTTTATTGATAATGCTAAGGAAGAATCTGTCAACACCATTCTTGACTTTGTCGAGCGCAAAAATCGTGGTGAGGTCGATCAGGTTTTTGTTTCAGGTTGTTTGTCAGAGCGTTACAAGCCAGACCTGCAAGAAGAGATTCCAGATGTGGATCAGTATTTTGGCACGACAGAGCTGCCATCACTTCTCAAGGCGCTGGGCGCAGATTATAAGCACGAACTCATAGGTGAGCGTGTAACAACAACACCTAAAAACTATGCCTACTTCAAGATTGCGGAAGGTTGTGATCGCCCATGTTCCTTCTGTGCGATACCGCTTATGCGTGGTGGACACAAGAGCACGCCCATAGAAAACCTAGTCATTGAGGCAGAAAAGCTTGCGTCAAATGGCGTTAAAGAATTGATACTCATTGCTCAAGATTTGACTTATTACGGTCTTGACCTTTATAAAAAACGCCGCCTAGCCGATTTACTAACTGAGCTTTGTAAAGTAGATGGTATTGAGTGGATAAGGATGCACTATGCGTTCCCAACTGGTTTCCCGACTGATGTTCTCGATGTCATGAATGCAGAGCCTAAGGTGTGTAATTACCTAGATATACCATTGCAACACATTTCCACACCAGTATTGAAGTCAATGCGACGCGGTACCACATTTGAGAAGACTAACGCGCTGCTAGAAAAATTCCGTGAGCAGGTGCCTGATATGGCGATTAGAACTACGCTTATTGTTGGTTATCCTGGTGAGACGCAAGAAGATTTTGACATCTTGAAGCAATGGGTAATTGACCAGCGATTTGAAAGAATGGGTTGCTTTACCTATTCTCATGAAGAAAACACACATGCCTACAAACTTGAGGACGATGTTCCTGCAGATGTCAAACAAGAGCGCGCCAATGAAATTATGGAGATCCAGTCACAGATATCATGGGAACTGAATCAAGAAAAAATAGGTAAGCAGTTCAAGGTCATGATTGACCGCAAGCGTGGCGGCTACTTTGTAGGCCGTACAGAATTTGACAGCCCAGACGTGGACAATGAAGTGCTCATCGATGCCAGCGAGCATTATTGCAGTGTTGGCGAGTTTGTAAATGTAGAAATAACTGCGGCTGAAGATTTTGATTTGTATGCGGTGCCAGTTGCCTAA
- a CDS encoding TlpA family protein disulfide reductase encodes MKNWFVLIFLMVSSFYLNAQTLVYKLEDGVILTDSQYHDYKVEMLRTDMMGTITRVKTVGDSIIRSVEFKNLSSMNSGLVDYLGPHWRNLGKYYPLEAIASHDNATFDYADLKGKPTFINFYFTSCPPCIEEIPALNTLRDEYKDKVNFIAITFDDRHKVRRYSKRFNFDYDQVVNARDLTSGLGVQGFPLNLLLSKNEVQTHVYPMLHDIESVKQDIEALLDN; translated from the coding sequence ATGAAAAATTGGTTTGTTCTAATATTTTTAATGGTGAGTTCGTTTTATCTCAACGCTCAAACCCTAGTTTATAAACTTGAAGATGGTGTCATTCTAACCGATAGTCAATACCATGATTATAAGGTAGAAATGTTACGTACTGATATGATGGGAACAATAACCAGAGTCAAAACGGTAGGTGACAGTATTATACGCAGTGTAGAGTTTAAGAATTTATCGTCCATGAATTCAGGATTAGTGGATTACCTTGGACCTCACTGGCGTAATTTGGGTAAATATTATCCGCTGGAAGCTATCGCAAGTCATGATAATGCCACCTTTGATTATGCTGACCTTAAAGGTAAACCCACGTTTATCAATTTTTATTTCACCAGCTGTCCACCGTGTATAGAAGAGATTCCTGCGCTCAATACACTGCGCGACGAGTATAAGGACAAAGTTAATTTTATTGCCATCACGTTTGACGATAGGCATAAAGTGCGTAGATATAGCAAGCGTTTCAATTTTGATTATGATCAGGTGGTCAACGCAAGAGACTTGACAAGTGGTTTAGGTGTTCAAGGTTTCCCTCTTAATTTATTACTTTCTAAAAATGAGGTTCAAACTCATGTGTATCCCATGTTGCATGATATTGAATCGGTCAAGCAAGATATAGAAGCCTTGCTGGATAATTAG
- a CDS encoding ABC-F family ATP-binding cassette domain-containing protein, with protein MNYISVENVSRAFADKALFENVSLGINEGQKIGFVAKNGYGKSSLLNIIAGKEQPDSGTVNRRNDLRMAFLSQEPDLDPKITIEQAILDSDIPTIKIIANYERAMQNMEDADAYQAAFDQMDAANAWDFETKYKQILSKLKLDDLSQIIGKLSGGQKKRIAMAIALLSDPQLLIMDEPTNHLDLEMIEWLESYFKQEDYTILMVTHDRYFLDRVCTEIIELDRGNLYTYKGNYSYYVEKKQERLDIEQTTQEKAQQLYKKELQWMRRQPKARTTKSKSRIDDFYTIKEAAFNRRKEHQVELEINMQRLGTKIVELHKISKSFTGKQLIDNFSYNFQRGERLGIIGKNGTGKSTFLNILTGKLKPDTGKVVVGETVSMGYYTQTGIDIKPGQKVIDVVKEYGEYIPLNKGKIISASQLLERFMFDNKKKHDFVEKLSGGERKRLYLCTVLIQNPNFLILDEPTNDLDIPTLNVLENFLMDFPGCILVVSHDRYFMDKIVDHLFVFNESGDITDFPGNYSDFRSYVGSTDIALEPETKAPSKPSPTAEPAIKTATKSGPTREEQKELSRLENRIKKLEQQKKTLQDSFLDTSLSTDDVTANSIKLEKTKSELEELEMQWLELTEKLDV; from the coding sequence ATGAATTACATAAGTGTCGAGAATGTATCCAGAGCCTTTGCTGATAAAGCACTGTTTGAAAATGTGTCGCTGGGAATTAATGAAGGGCAAAAAATAGGTTTCGTTGCCAAAAACGGCTACGGCAAGTCCTCGCTACTCAATATTATCGCTGGCAAGGAACAACCTGATAGCGGCACGGTCAATCGACGCAACGACCTGCGCATGGCTTTTTTATCGCAGGAACCTGATCTGGATCCCAAAATCACTATTGAGCAAGCCATACTGGATTCTGACATTCCTACCATTAAGATCATTGCAAACTATGAGCGCGCCATGCAAAACATGGAAGACGCAGATGCCTACCAGGCAGCATTTGACCAAATGGATGCCGCCAATGCGTGGGATTTTGAGACCAAATACAAACAGATTTTATCCAAACTAAAGCTCGACGACCTATCCCAAATCATAGGCAAATTGAGTGGTGGTCAAAAAAAGCGCATCGCCATGGCCATCGCACTATTGTCTGATCCACAATTGCTCATAATGGATGAGCCTACAAACCACCTGGATCTAGAAATGATCGAGTGGCTGGAGAGCTATTTTAAGCAGGAAGATTATACTATTCTTATGGTGACGCACGATCGTTATTTTCTGGATCGCGTGTGTACGGAGATTATTGAATTGGATCGCGGCAATCTCTATACATATAAAGGTAACTACTCCTATTATGTGGAGAAAAAACAGGAGCGACTTGATATTGAGCAAACCACGCAAGAAAAAGCCCAGCAACTCTATAAAAAAGAGCTGCAATGGATGCGTCGCCAGCCCAAGGCACGTACAACCAAGTCCAAATCACGCATCGATGATTTTTATACCATCAAAGAAGCAGCCTTCAACCGTCGCAAGGAACATCAAGTGGAGCTGGAGATCAACATGCAGCGTCTGGGAACTAAAATTGTAGAACTACACAAGATCTCAAAATCGTTTACTGGCAAGCAATTGATCGATAACTTCTCCTATAATTTCCAGCGTGGTGAACGGTTGGGAATCATAGGTAAAAACGGTACCGGTAAATCTACCTTTCTCAATATACTCACTGGTAAGTTAAAGCCCGATACTGGTAAGGTCGTGGTAGGAGAAACAGTTAGTATGGGTTACTATACCCAAACGGGAATCGACATCAAGCCAGGCCAAAAGGTGATTGATGTGGTCAAGGAATACGGCGAGTACATACCACTTAATAAAGGCAAGATCATCAGTGCTAGCCAGCTGCTTGAGCGTTTCATGTTTGATAACAAGAAAAAACATGATTTTGTAGAAAAACTGAGCGGTGGCGAGCGCAAGCGATTGTATTTGTGTACCGTACTGATACAAAATCCTAATTTCTTGATTCTTGATGAGCCGACTAATGATCTCGATATCCCAACACTCAATGTGCTGGAGAACTTCTTGATGGATTTTCCTGGCTGTATTCTGGTAGTGAGCCACGATAGATATTTTATGGATAAGATCGTGGATCACTTATTTGTGTTTAACGAGTCTGGCGACATCACAGATTTCCCTGGCAACTATTCAGACTTTAGATCCTATGTAGGTAGTACCGATATTGCGCTAGAGCCAGAAACAAAAGCACCATCTAAGCCTTCACCAACAGCTGAACCTGCGATAAAGACTGCGACTAAAAGCGGACCAACAAGAGAAGAGCAAAAAGAACTTTCTAGACTAGAAAACAGAATTAAAAAGCTAGAACAGCAAAAGAAGACCTTACAAGACAGCTTTCTAGATACCAGTCTATCTACTGATGATGTCACAGCAAACTCTATCAAACTAGAGAAAACAAAATCAGAGCTAGAAGAACTAGAAATGCAATGGCTGGAGTTGACAGAAAAATTAGATGTATGA
- a CDS encoding polysaccharide biosynthesis/export family protein — translation MRKASLLLWIAMMLLAASCVPTNKITYLQESKSQVVDSLSYVRKLPAPYRLQVGDVLTINIRTAVDEESIAPMFSIAGGATADDGSGNPYYTGYNVDTRGEIRMPELGKIKVLGLTTDEVRMKLENKINSEYLKEVAQLYITVKLAGLRYTMVGEVSGTGQKVIFRDQVNVIEAIADGGGVPVTGDLTKVKIVRSYPDGVRTHIVDVTDLDIVYSPYYYIQPNDMIVVDPLPQKALGTGTTGLSSFTTVLSILTALTTAVLLITR, via the coding sequence ATGCGTAAAGCTAGCTTACTACTATGGATAGCAATGATGTTGCTCGCGGCATCCTGCGTTCCTACCAATAAAATCACCTATTTACAGGAGTCAAAATCACAAGTCGTGGACAGTTTGAGCTATGTGCGCAAATTGCCGGCGCCTTACCGATTGCAGGTAGGCGATGTGCTCACGATCAACATACGCACGGCGGTGGACGAAGAGAGTATCGCACCCATGTTTAGTATCGCGGGCGGCGCCACGGCCGATGACGGATCTGGCAATCCTTATTACACGGGTTACAATGTGGATACTCGAGGCGAGATACGCATGCCAGAGCTGGGCAAGATTAAGGTGCTGGGTCTCACGACAGATGAGGTGCGCATGAAACTGGAAAACAAGATCAATAGCGAATATCTAAAAGAGGTCGCACAACTTTATATAACTGTAAAACTGGCTGGACTGCGCTATACCATGGTAGGTGAGGTGAGTGGTACCGGGCAAAAGGTCATCTTTAGAGATCAGGTAAACGTGATTGAGGCCATTGCAGATGGTGGTGGCGTGCCGGTAACTGGCGACCTGACAAAGGTCAAGATCGTACGCAGTTATCCAGATGGTGTGCGCACGCACATCGTGGATGTTACAGATCTTGATATCGTGTACTCGCCATACTATTATATACAGCCCAATGACATGATTGTGGTAGATCCATTACCACAAAAAGCGCTGGGAACAGGTACCACTGGATTGAGTAGTTTTACCACTGTTTTATCCATCTTAACGGCGTTGACCACGGCAGTTTTACTTATTACTAGATAA
- a CDS encoding polysaccharide biosynthesis tyrosine autokinase yields MEEDKEVNALSGIFDIKQFFRKLLKLWWLLLLCLAIGFSYAYYKNQFIQTYYDASSLISIKDNTNPLFTSNQSLTFNWGGTTDKVTTIITQFKSRSHAEQVVDDLQYYVEYIKEGDYYNVDAYKQTPFFVYVDTSQAQLYGKELRITVLDQDTFELSTTFTDATAPGYDYGGKEKVTLKVPVGEWSEQFKFGDPVALDFLHIDVQRREETIPVGGEWLIKFSDYWATVNTYKAISVRPTDDGSSILKLTLSGRNKQRLIDYINRSSEVLVRQELERKNKFAVSTIIYIDSSLASEADRLKKSENALENFRGNSQLIDASTQSTDFNNKLTDYEIQKRDLNNRLNYLNNLESYLRSKTDYTNIQAPSTVGISSGSISQYVGQLVQLSAERKRREFSMREDAPIFQDLDRRIDAVKDVLYENIESNKDLLQDELQSLSREINRLESQIRRLPKEQQELLKIQRQVDITQQSFDLFKAKRAEAELVKAANVSDIYIIDEAKDTGSGGTSRDGTINYLIALLIGVTIPITVAFVFTMLDNFIHSPKDLEKISPVPLIGVIGRIDHPNNLVAYEKPRSAVAEAFRGLRSSLHFMYSTPAIQGTRTIMVTSSVSGEGKTFTSINLATIFAISGKRTVLVGLDLRKPKIFDDFNVKNKVGVSNFLVNDASIDEITMSTEIENLDVILSGPTPPNPSELIMSDNMVTMIEKLKERYDYVILDTPPVGLVADAMEIAHYADATLYVVRQGYTRKGMLDIVNEKYVRKEFKNVSLLFNFFKDQASYGYGYGYGYGYGYGAYGNGYHEQYKSKNKAVRLLHRLRKIVPLSRKRNS; encoded by the coding sequence ATGGAAGAAGATAAAGAGGTAAACGCGCTTTCAGGCATATTTGATATCAAGCAATTTTTCCGCAAATTGCTCAAGTTGTGGTGGTTGCTGTTATTATGTCTCGCGATAGGCTTTTCCTATGCGTATTATAAGAATCAATTTATACAAACCTATTATGACGCTAGTTCTTTGATTTCTATCAAAGACAATACAAACCCGCTATTCACTTCAAACCAAAGCCTTACTTTTAATTGGGGTGGCACTACTGACAAGGTGACTACCATTATTACTCAATTCAAGTCTCGTTCTCATGCAGAGCAGGTTGTTGATGATCTGCAATATTATGTGGAGTACATCAAGGAAGGCGATTATTATAATGTAGATGCCTATAAACAAACGCCATTTTTTGTTTATGTAGATACCAGTCAGGCTCAATTGTATGGTAAGGAGCTGCGCATCACGGTGCTGGATCAGGATACCTTTGAGCTTTCCACTACATTTACAGATGCCACAGCACCTGGATATGATTATGGTGGTAAAGAAAAGGTGACGCTCAAGGTTCCTGTAGGTGAGTGGAGCGAGCAGTTCAAATTTGGCGATCCAGTGGCTCTAGACTTTTTGCACATTGACGTACAGCGTCGTGAGGAAACCATACCTGTAGGTGGTGAGTGGCTCATCAAATTTTCGGACTATTGGGCAACGGTTAATACTTACAAGGCTATAAGTGTAAGACCAACAGATGATGGTAGTTCTATTTTAAAATTGACCCTATCTGGTAGAAACAAGCAACGTCTTATAGATTATATCAATAGGAGTAGTGAAGTATTAGTACGTCAAGAATTAGAGCGAAAGAATAAATTTGCCGTGAGTACTATTATTTATATTGATAGTAGTCTAGCTTCAGAGGCTGATAGGCTTAAAAAATCAGAAAATGCTCTGGAAAATTTTAGAGGTAATAGTCAGCTAATCGATGCTAGTACTCAAAGCACCGATTTCAACAATAAGTTGACTGATTATGAAATCCAGAAAAGAGATCTTAATAATAGGCTTAACTATCTTAACAATCTAGAGAGCTATCTGCGCAGCAAGACAGACTATACTAATATTCAAGCACCTAGTACGGTAGGTATATCCAGCGGTAGCATTTCACAATATGTAGGCCAGTTGGTACAATTATCTGCAGAGCGTAAGCGCAGGGAATTTAGCATGCGAGAGGACGCACCTATTTTTCAGGATCTTGATAGACGTATTGATGCAGTCAAGGATGTACTTTATGAGAATATCGAGAGTAATAAGGATTTACTGCAAGATGAATTACAGAGTCTGAGTCGTGAGATCAACAGACTGGAATCACAGATACGTAGATTGCCTAAAGAGCAGCAGGAATTATTGAAAATTCAAAGACAAGTTGATATTACCCAACAAAGTTTTGATCTATTTAAGGCAAAACGTGCTGAAGCAGAATTAGTCAAAGCAGCAAACGTGTCTGATATTTATATCATCGATGAAGCTAAGGATACTGGTAGTGGTGGAACTTCACGTGATGGTACCATAAATTATCTTATAGCTTTACTGATAGGTGTGACCATACCCATTACCGTAGCTTTCGTTTTTACCATGTTGGATAATTTTATCCACTCACCTAAGGATCTAGAAAAGATCTCGCCAGTGCCATTAATAGGTGTTATAGGACGGATAGACCATCCTAATAATCTCGTGGCTTATGAAAAACCTAGATCTGCCGTGGCAGAGGCTTTCCGCGGGCTACGATCCAGCTTGCATTTTATGTACTCCACGCCTGCAATTCAAGGTACACGCACTATCATGGTCACGAGTAGCGTGAGTGGTGAAGGGAAGACATTTACTAGTATTAATCTGGCGACCATCTTTGCCATAAGTGGTAAGCGCACCGTGCTGGTAGGTCTCGATTTGCGCAAGCCTAAAATCTTTGATGATTTTAATGTTAAGAACAAGGTAGGTGTTTCTAATTTTCTAGTAAATGATGCCAGTATTGACGAGATTACCATGTCCACAGAAATTGAGAATCTTGACGTGATTTTGTCTGGACCTACACCGCCCAATCCCAGTGAGTTGATCATGTCAGACAATATGGTGACCATGATTGAAAAGTTGAAGGAGCGTTATGATTATGTAATTCTTGACACGCCACCGGTAGGCCTGGTGGCAGACGCCATGGAAATTGCCCATTATGCAGATGCCACGCTTTATGTCGTGCGTCAAGGCTATACGCGCAAGGGTATGCTGGATATCGTCAATGAAAAGTATGTACGTAAAGAATTTAAGAATGTGAGCTTGTTATTCAATTTCTTTAAGGATCAAGCCAGCTACGGTTATGGTTACGGTTACGGCTATGGATACGGTTATGGAGCTTACGGTAATGGCTATCATGAGCAATATAAGAGTAAAAATAAGGCAGTACGTTTATTGCATAGATTAAGAAAGATTGTACCGCTTTCGCGAAAGCGTAATTCCTAA
- a CDS encoding ABC transporter permease has product MKQEEWLYEIKPKTALIRLNFQEIWRYRDLLILFVKRDIITVYKQTILGPLWYLIQPLFTSVIFTLVFNGFGNIDTGGVNPFLFNLAGITIWNYFRDCLNGTSNTFVQNAGIFGKVYFPRVIVPMSVTVSNVFKLGIQVLIFVVFYIYFAFKGGAGSPNEALVLFPVYVVVMALIGLGAGMIISSATTKYRDLTVLVGFGVQLLMYISAVPYSLQEIQASDKEWVQKALPIIEWNPLTQVIEGFRYMTIGVGSFDMGMLVYTCGIGVVVFLLGLIVFNRTERSFIDTV; this is encoded by the coding sequence ATGAAACAAGAAGAATGGCTGTATGAGATCAAGCCTAAAACTGCGCTTATACGCCTGAATTTTCAGGAGATATGGCGCTACCGTGACCTATTGATCCTGTTTGTAAAGCGCGACATAATTACTGTTTACAAGCAAACTATATTAGGACCTTTGTGGTATTTGATCCAGCCACTTTTTACCAGTGTGATTTTTACGTTGGTATTCAATGGTTTTGGTAATATCGATACGGGTGGCGTGAATCCCTTTCTATTCAATCTCGCTGGTATAACCATCTGGAATTATTTTAGGGATTGTTTGAATGGTACTAGTAACACCTTTGTGCAAAACGCTGGTATCTTTGGTAAGGTATATTTTCCGCGCGTGATTGTTCCTATGAGCGTGACCGTATCCAACGTTTTTAAGCTAGGGATACAGGTACTTATTTTTGTAGTGTTCTATATTTATTTCGCTTTTAAAGGTGGTGCAGGATCACCTAATGAGGCACTCGTATTATTTCCAGTGTACGTAGTTGTGATGGCACTCATAGGACTAGGGGCAGGCATGATCATAAGTAGTGCAACAACGAAATATAGAGACCTTACAGTTTTGGTGGGTTTTGGCGTGCAACTGTTGATGTACATTAGCGCCGTACCTTACTCTTTACAAGAGATCCAGGCATCAGACAAGGAATGGGTGCAAAAAGCCTTGCCCATTATAGAATGGAACCCACTGACACAGGTGATAGAAGGATTTAGATACATGACCATAGGTGTAGGATCTTTCGATATGGGCATGTTGGTTTATACCTGCGGGATAGGCGTTGTTGTTTTCTTATTGGGTTTGATAGTGTTTAATAGAACAGAGCGTTCTTTCATTGATACGGTTTAA